The region TCAAAGTGACAGTAGGTGAAATCAATAATTATCTTCATGATATATCAGGTTTGAATCAACAAATCATTAAGGTTGAAGCCATGGGGGATAATCCTAATGATTTGTATGATAGACGGGACTTGATGGTAAGCAAATTATCAGAATTGATTCCTATTACCGTAGAAAACATTAGAGATCCTGATGAGTTTCAGATTCATACTGGAGGAGTTCACCTTATTCAGGGACGTATTGTTAGTCCTTATGCTCTAGAGCCGGATCCTCTCAATGACAGTCTTCATAAGGTTGTCCGGGCTGATAATAGGGAAGAGGTTCATATTACAGGTGGCAAGTTAGGAGCTCTCCTTGAACTGAGAGATAAAGATGTGAAGGGAGAAATCCAAAAACTAGACCAAATGACTGTCAACTTTATGGATCTGGTTAATGAGGTTCATAATAAGGGTTATGGCCTTGGTGGGCAGACTGGTATGGACTTCTTTAAGGAGTATCCCTTTGTCAATAATATAGCAGGTAATTATGATGCCAATGGGGATGGGGAATACGACTCTACCTATGTTTTTAGAATGACCGGAAGCAATCGTCTCGATGCTAATGATCATATTGGTTTGGAAGGTAACATTACTATTAACAGTCCTGGAGAAGATATTCAGATCCCCTATTATGCGGCGGATACTGTCGGTGACTTGATTCATAGGATCAACAATTCCGGCGGGGAAGTTGTGGCTCGATTAGACAGGGAAGGACGTCTTGAGATCAAATCCTTACCGGCAGAACAAGCAGAGAATCCTGATTTTGTTATTCGTCATGTGGAAGACTCTGGCCAATTCCTGGTGGGATATTCTGGATTACTGCAGAATTCAGGGCCGGAAGGGGCTTATGACTTCAACCAGGCTGATGCAGTATTAGCTTTACGAGGGGGCGACACGGACTTTGCTGTAGCTCCTTTATCTCATCCCTCCGGCTGGATAGAGGTCAACCATGATATTGCTAAGGATCCTGGCATTATTGCCGCAGGTCTCGGGGTCAATGGCCGCGCGGCTGAAGCAGGGGATGGTAGTGCTGCTATTGAAGTAGCGGCTTTACGTAATCATCCTATTATGATTGGTCGAGAGAAAA is a window of Spirochaeta cellobiosiphila DSM 17781 DNA encoding:
- the flgK gene encoding flagellar hook-associated protein FlgK, translated to MASTFSGIELGKRSLIANTTAMQTVGHNLSNASTEGYSRQKIQLKAFDPLYEPGLNRENRPGQVGQGVEVSSITRVHDDLLERRIVAQSNEQGYWTARDKYLLMVEQVYNEPADVSVRSMMDKFWDSWQELSINPEQLSARQAVLKRSETLMDGIHTRFNSLSSVQQMIDDDVKVTVGEINNYLHDISGLNQQIIKVEAMGDNPNDLYDRRDLMVSKLSELIPITVENIRDPDEFQIHTGGVHLIQGRIVSPYALEPDPLNDSLHKVVRADNREEVHITGGKLGALLELRDKDVKGEIQKLDQMTVNFMDLVNEVHNKGYGLGGQTGMDFFKEYPFVNNIAGNYDANGDGEYDSTYVFRMTGSNRLDANDHIGLEGNITINSPGEDIQIPYYAADTVGDLIHRINNSGGEVVARLDREGRLEIKSLPAEQAENPDFVIRHVEDSGQFLVGYSGLLQNSGPEGAYDFNQADAVLALRGGDTDFAVAPLSHPSGWIEVNHDIAKDPGIIAAGLGVNGRAAEAGDGSAAIEVAALRNHPIMIGREKSFDDYFADSVAEIGLKGEVAETSLATQEAIMKDMNDLKASISGVNMDEELAEMIKFQHGYNAAARFVSNVNEMLDTIINRLGV